In Providencia zhijiangensis, a single window of DNA contains:
- a CDS encoding iron chelate uptake ABC transporter family permease subunit — protein sequence MEKVNSLSLPVKRMFTPIQRIGLLAALSVLSIILYMTINLGSNLAYILPHRGYIVLTMIIVAFGSGVSTVLFQTIANNKILTPSIMGLEALFILLQTIFVFYTDSFPASWLLNIGKFLLESSLLVIFSVLLYRWLFISVKMNINLVLMVGIILGTLFRSVATLLQRLMDPNEFSILQSRMFATFTKGTPELILFTLVITVIVGILLWRMRYCFDVLALGQANAVNLGINYRQQVTVILLLISVLVAISTALVGPLTFLGLMVANLAYYIAGSSQHRYLLPVSFLLGVIALVGGQLVLEYGLNKAGTLSVVLEFVGGIFFIYMVLRRF from the coding sequence ATGGAAAAAGTTAATTCATTAAGTTTGCCAGTGAAAAGAATGTTCACGCCAATCCAGCGCATCGGTTTGTTGGCTGCGCTGTCAGTGCTGTCGATCATTTTATACATGACCATTAATTTGGGCAGTAATCTTGCGTATATCCTGCCCCATCGTGGTTATATCGTTCTGACAATGATCATTGTGGCGTTTGGTTCTGGGGTGTCGACGGTTCTGTTTCAAACTATCGCCAATAACAAAATCCTGACGCCATCCATTATGGGGTTAGAGGCATTGTTCATCCTGCTGCAAACTATCTTTGTGTTTTATACCGATAGTTTTCCCGCATCATGGCTATTGAATATTGGTAAATTTTTGCTGGAATCCTCCCTGCTGGTGATTTTCTCTGTGCTGCTGTACCGCTGGCTGTTTATCTCCGTAAAAATGAATATCAACTTAGTGTTGATGGTGGGGATTATCCTCGGAACCTTGTTTCGCAGTGTGGCGACCTTATTGCAAAGATTGATGGATCCGAATGAGTTTTCCATTTTGCAAAGCCGGATGTTCGCGACTTTTACCAAAGGAACGCCGGAGCTGATTCTGTTCACGTTGGTGATCACCGTGATTGTGGGCATTCTGCTTTGGCGTATGCGTTACTGCTTTGACGTGCTCGCACTGGGACAAGCTAATGCGGTGAACTTAGGGATTAACTACCGTCAGCAAGTCACCGTAATCTTATTACTGATTTCTGTCTTAGTGGCAATTTCCACGGCGCTGGTGGGCCCGCTAACGTTCCTCGGCTTGATGGTGGCTAACTTGGCGTATTACATCGCAGGAAGCAGTCAGCATCGCTATTTATTACCTGTTTCTTTCCTACTCGGTGTGATTGCATTAGTGGGCGGGCAGTTAGTTCTTGAATATGGATTGAATAAAGCGGGTACCTTGTCTGTAGTACTCGAGTTTGTCGGTGGAATATTCTTTATTTATATGGTGTTAAGAAGGTTTTAG
- a CDS encoding ABC transporter permease, which translates to MKTLYLSFGILALLVLAVLSLFIGAGDVSPVSLFTDPEMQDIFFVSRIPRTAALILAGSAMSVAGLIMQLLTQNRFIEPSLAGTTQSASLGLLFVMILYPTASIMTKMVVASGFALLGTALFMLILRRIILKSALIVPLVGIMLGAVISALTIFTAYYFDLLQSLGAWMSGDFSSILQGRYELLWLVGGLTLAACLIADSFTVAGMGREFSVNVGLNYQKVMTIGLSIIALISGVVVVVVGALPFLGLIVPNLISLMMGDNIRKTIPWICLAGGGLVLLCDIIGRLIRYPFEIPASVILGVVGAVIFLYLLLKHQRYGKS; encoded by the coding sequence ATGAAAACGCTTTATCTCTCTTTTGGTATTCTCGCGTTATTGGTATTAGCGGTATTAAGCTTGTTTATTGGAGCGGGTGACGTGTCACCCGTTTCGCTTTTCACCGACCCCGAGATGCAAGATATCTTTTTCGTGAGCCGTATCCCTCGCACCGCCGCCCTGATCCTCGCAGGAAGCGCCATGAGCGTCGCGGGGCTGATTATGCAGCTACTCACCCAAAACCGTTTCATCGAACCTTCCCTTGCGGGTACCACGCAATCAGCGAGCCTTGGTTTACTGTTCGTGATGATCCTGTATCCAACAGCTTCTATCATGACCAAAATGGTGGTAGCGAGCGGATTTGCACTGCTAGGCACCGCACTGTTTATGCTGATTTTGCGCCGGATCATTTTGAAGTCCGCCCTGATAGTGCCGTTAGTCGGTATCATGCTAGGGGCCGTGATCAGCGCGCTTACCATTTTTACTGCTTACTATTTCGACCTGCTTCAATCCCTAGGTGCTTGGATGAGCGGCGATTTCTCCAGTATTTTACAAGGTCGCTATGAGCTGCTTTGGCTGGTGGGTGGCTTAACACTGGCTGCCTGCTTAATTGCCGATAGCTTTACAGTGGCAGGGATGGGGCGTGAGTTTTCCGTTAACGTCGGTTTGAATTACCAGAAAGTGATGACCATCGGGTTATCTATTATCGCCTTAATCAGCGGTGTGGTCGTGGTCGTTGTCGGTGCGTTGCCATTCTTAGGATTGATTGTCCCGAACCTGATTAGCTTGATGATGGGGGACAATATTCGTAAAACTATCCCGTGGATTTGTTTGGCAGGCGGCGGCTTAGTGCTGCTGTGTGACATTATTGGTCGCCTAATTCGCTATCCGTTTGAAATTCCTGCGAGTGTGATTTTAGGTGTCGTCGGCGCGGTTATTTTCCTTTATCTCTTGTTAAAGCATCAGCGTTATGGAAAAAGTTAA
- a CDS encoding ABC transporter ATP-binding protein, whose translation MIEIHQISKSYQDTKVLDNVTANIKNSGVTSIIGPNGAGKSTLLSIIGRLLSADHGYVKVNNLDVSTTPSDQLATCLSVLRQENQFASRLTVEELVGFGRYPYTKGRLTLDDKQKIDESLAFLNLTEFRHRYLDELSGGQRQRAYVAMVLCQDTEYVLLDEPLNNLDMKHAVIMMKLLRRAADELGKTIILVIHDINFASVYSDYIVALRNGRLSYHGEPQEIMKSEILEEIFDTPLEVKELDGQRIALYY comes from the coding sequence ATGATTGAAATTCATCAGATATCGAAAAGTTATCAAGATACTAAGGTCTTAGATAACGTTACAGCCAATATTAAAAATAGCGGTGTCACTTCAATCATCGGTCCAAATGGTGCAGGGAAATCAACGCTGTTGTCGATTATTGGTCGCTTACTATCGGCTGATCACGGTTATGTCAAAGTGAATAACTTGGATGTCTCGACCACACCAAGCGACCAACTCGCTACCTGCTTATCGGTACTTCGCCAAGAAAACCAATTTGCTAGCCGCTTAACGGTGGAAGAGCTGGTTGGTTTCGGGCGTTATCCTTATACCAAAGGGCGCTTAACACTGGATGATAAACAGAAAATCGACGAGTCTCTGGCATTTTTGAACTTAACAGAATTTCGTCATCGTTATCTTGATGAGCTTTCAGGTGGCCAGCGACAGCGCGCGTATGTGGCGATGGTGCTATGCCAAGATACCGAATATGTGCTGCTGGATGAACCACTGAATAACTTGGATATGAAGCACGCGGTGATCATGATGAAATTACTGCGCCGTGCGGCGGATGAGCTAGGTAAAACCATCATTCTGGTGATCCACGATATTAACTTTGCTTCAGTGTATTCAGACTATATCGTGGCGCTGCGAAATGGGCGTTTGTCTTACCACGGCGAGCCTCAAGAGATCATGAAATCCGAGATTTTAGAGGAAATTTTCGATACGCCGCTGGAAGTCAAAGAACTGGATGGACAACGTATCGCGCTGTATTACTGA
- a CDS encoding siderophore ABC transporter substrate-binding protein gives MFAKSLVSGFALLSVVALAGCDDAKQTQTAAPTTEQPAAEKPAEKQTIVVEHAQGKTEIPSHPQRAFVMNMETLDIIDALGIPVIGVPQTNAHFPQFLEKYSTSEYVNGGSLFEPAYETISSAKPDVILGGSRARDAYDKLSGIAPTISLDIDNKRFIDSLMERTALLGSLFGKEEQANKLVSDFKNKINDIKGKTPEAGKAMVILVSGGKISAYGPGSRFGFIFDVLGFEPAYVFTEDTGRHGNIVNSELLLKLNPDWLFVIDRDGAIGAKDAQPAADVLDNALVRKTSAWEKGQVAYLDSSAVYIAGGIQTYSKLMDDVNKALEKKKTN, from the coding sequence ATGTTCGCAAAATCATTAGTTTCAGGGTTTGCCCTATTATCCGTTGTTGCGTTAGCGGGTTGTGATGACGCTAAGCAAACGCAAACAGCAGCGCCAACGACCGAGCAGCCAGCAGCAGAAAAACCAGCTGAAAAACAAACGATTGTCGTTGAACATGCTCAAGGTAAAACTGAAATTCCTAGCCATCCACAACGTGCGTTTGTGATGAACATGGAAACCTTAGACATCATCGATGCGCTGGGTATTCCGGTGATTGGTGTTCCACAAACTAACGCCCATTTTCCACAGTTTTTAGAGAAATATAGCACCTCAGAATATGTTAATGGCGGGAGCTTATTTGAGCCGGCTTATGAAACTATCAGCAGTGCAAAACCTGATGTGATTTTAGGTGGTAGCCGTGCTCGCGACGCTTATGACAAATTAAGTGGTATCGCACCAACGATTTCTCTGGATATTGATAACAAACGTTTTATTGATAGCTTGATGGAGCGTACTGCGCTGTTAGGTTCTTTATTTGGTAAAGAAGAACAAGCGAATAAACTCGTTTCTGACTTCAAAAACAAAATTAATGATATCAAAGGCAAAACCCCTGAAGCGGGCAAGGCGATGGTAATTTTAGTGAGCGGCGGTAAAATTTCTGCTTACGGTCCAGGTTCCCGTTTTGGCTTTATCTTTGATGTATTAGGTTTCGAACCGGCTTATGTCTTCACTGAAGATACTGGCCGTCACGGTAATATCGTGAACTCAGAACTGTTATTAAAACTGAACCCAGACTGGTTATTTGTTATCGACCGTGATGGTGCGATTGGTGCGAAAGATGCACAACCTGCGGCAGATGTGTTAGACAATGCATTAGTTAGAAAAACCTCTGCATGGGAAAAAGGCCAAGTGGCTTATTTAGATTCTTCAGCGGTTTATATCGCTGGTGGTATCCAAACTTATTCCAAATTAATGGATGATGTAAACAAAGCTTTAGAGAAGAAAAAAACGAATTAA
- a CDS encoding glycoside hydrolase family 13 protein yields MAQAWWKSAVVYQIYPKSFYDHNGDGIGDLAGITAKLDYIQSLGVNVIWLCPIFESPMKDNGYDIANYDSVDPVFGSNDDLDILISQASQRGIKILLDLVLNHSSNQHPWFEAALADPNSPYADYYQFIEWDKPTPPNNLRTYFDCPVWTRVPDSNRWYFNSFGPEQPDLNWENPQLRQEIIQMINRWIAKGVAGFRIDAIGNIKKSPEALSPYQFPPDREDGTAFLVPWVVNQPGIHEFLKELASQTFHPANSMTVAEIDVPPQDLANYIGEDGSFSMVFDFSIADLDIAKQPPFSIAPITGERLKPVFLKSQLTTQQVGWGAPYLENHDQPRSLNKFLPKGAISPVTEKMLAMFLLTQRGTPFIYQGQEIGMTNCPMTLNEHHDLHLFKLYLWGQTHGYSHTTMMNYFTQRSRDNARTPFQWNNQHHGGFTTGIPWLKVNPNYREINATTQQQQPDSLFAFYQQLITLRRHSPISDILVEGEFSEISAPEPVIAYRRTLGSRAIDIYCNFSDKPQAIHQHYRQVHLSNIANAHNDNTHNDKQQIILQPYQSIIFEVEKSE; encoded by the coding sequence ATGGCTCAAGCCTGGTGGAAATCCGCGGTGGTATATCAAATCTACCCCAAAAGCTTCTATGACCATAATGGCGACGGTATTGGCGATCTTGCTGGTATCACCGCCAAGCTAGACTATATCCAATCTTTAGGCGTAAACGTGATTTGGTTATGTCCAATTTTTGAATCACCGATGAAAGATAATGGCTATGACATTGCCAACTATGACAGCGTGGATCCGGTTTTTGGCAGCAATGATGACCTTGATATTTTAATCAGCCAAGCTTCGCAGCGTGGCATTAAAATTCTGCTGGACTTGGTGCTTAATCACAGCTCAAACCAGCACCCTTGGTTCGAAGCTGCCCTTGCCGACCCAAACAGCCCTTACGCCGACTATTACCAATTTATTGAATGGGATAAACCCACTCCACCGAACAATTTACGTACCTATTTTGACTGCCCAGTCTGGACTCGAGTTCCCGATAGCAATCGCTGGTACTTCAACTCTTTCGGCCCCGAGCAACCTGATCTTAATTGGGAAAATCCACAATTGCGCCAAGAAATTATCCAAATGATCAATCGTTGGATAGCTAAAGGGGTTGCAGGATTCCGCATTGATGCCATCGGCAATATAAAAAAATCCCCTGAAGCCCTCTCGCCTTACCAATTCCCTCCTGATCGGGAAGATGGCACTGCGTTTTTAGTCCCTTGGGTGGTTAACCAACCGGGCATCCATGAATTTTTAAAGGAGCTTGCGAGCCAAACCTTCCACCCTGCGAACTCAATGACGGTGGCTGAAATCGATGTTCCACCGCAAGATCTTGCGAATTATATTGGTGAGGACGGCTCATTCTCTATGGTGTTCGACTTCAGTATTGCGGATCTCGACATTGCCAAGCAGCCCCCGTTTTCCATTGCTCCAATCACTGGTGAACGTTTGAAACCTGTTTTTCTAAAAAGCCAGCTCACAACCCAGCAAGTTGGTTGGGGCGCGCCTTATTTAGAAAATCATGACCAACCGCGCTCACTGAACAAATTCTTACCGAAAGGCGCCATCTCCCCTGTCACCGAGAAAATGTTGGCGATGTTCTTACTGACTCAGCGCGGCACGCCATTTATTTATCAAGGACAAGAAATTGGCATGACGAACTGCCCAATGACGCTCAACGAGCACCACGATCTGCATCTCTTTAAACTCTACCTATGGGGTCAAACGCACGGATACTCTCACACCACCATGATGAACTATTTTACCCAACGCAGCCGCGACAATGCACGAACACCATTTCAATGGAATAACCAACATCATGGCGGATTTACCACAGGCATCCCATGGTTGAAGGTTAATCCCAATTACCGCGAGATCAATGCAACGACTCAACAGCAGCAACCCGATTCACTTTTCGCGTTTTACCAGCAATTAATTACCCTGCGCCGCCATTCGCCAATTAGCGATATCTTGGTTGAAGGCGAATTCTCAGAAATCAGCGCCCCTGAACCTGTTATTGCTTATCGCCGAACATTAGGCTCACGCGCCATCGATATTTACTGTAATTTCAGCGATAAACCGCAGGCTATTCACCAACATTATCGCCAAGTGCATTTAAGCAATATCGCAAATGCCCATAATGACAATACCCATAACGACAAGCAGCAAATTATCCTACAGCCTTATCAATCAATAATTTTTGAAGTAGAGAAAAGTGAATAA